In Tachysurus fulvidraco isolate hzauxx_2018 chromosome 1, HZAU_PFXX_2.0, whole genome shotgun sequence, a single window of DNA contains:
- the LOC125138470 gene encoding transcription factor 7-like produces the protein MGPSGMHPTGIPHPAIVPSSGRQEQFDIKPHPESKRDRESKKPVIKKPLNAFMLYMKEMRAKVIAECTLKESAAINQILGRRKHNCVG, from the exons ATGGGGCCATCTGGAATGCACCCTACAGGAATCCCACACCCTGCTATAGTTCCCTCTTCAGGCAGGCAAGAGCAGTTTGACAT CAAGCCACATCCAGAGTCAAAGAGGGATAGAGAGTCTAAGAAGCCAGTCATCAAAAAGCCTCTGAATGCTTTTATGCTCTACATGAAGGAGATGAGGGCAAAAGTCATTGCAGAATGCACCTTGAAGGAGAGTGCAGCTATCAACCAAATACTGGGCCGTAGG AAACATAACTGTGTCGGCTGA
- the LOC125141293 gene encoding uncharacterized protein LOC125141293 yields the protein MMFCRVPLHLLLLLILMFITVPLSAVIIVKVEINQAAALPCERRCSDHATWFNNPGYIVAQCDQTSCSSAEGFSISHDQYLKGDLTLTIPVADDSKRNIYTCQCDGTDITDVRLGIRSVISPVQVNPGEDLQLNLHISDQVEVIFKHRNSTDPRGVQICSVYKSSLDCTAEYTQRTSLTNTLLTLRGVKRTDDGDYIVRDTEYNENLHIYSVTVREPPLPVWAIVLIVVVVVFLVAALIVSILYLIKYNNRRFYHDVLKRSRSPDEKVGFVRRAVRRVFWSLESSGEFSEDEPGQKGLPGGGKVKKEKGGKKGEKRKKGGVL from the exons ATGATGTTCTGCAGGGTTCCTCTCCACCTCCTGCTTTTACTCATCCTCATGTTcatcacag ttcctTTATCAGCTGTCATTATTGTAAAGGTGGAGATTAATCAGGCTGCTGCTCTGCCCTGTGAACGGAGATGTTCTGATCATGCCACATGGTTCAATAACCCAGGTTATATAGTGGCTCAGTGTGATCAGACATCCTGCAGTTCAGCAGAAGGATTTAGCATCTCCCATGATCAGTATCTGAAGGGAGATCTGACCCTCACCATCCCTGTAGCTGATGACAGTAAGAGGAACATATACACGTGTCAGTGTGATGGAACAGACATTACTGATGTGCGTCTCGGCATCAGGT CCGTCATATCACCAGTTCAGGTGAATCCTGGTGAAGATCTACAGCTGAATTTGCACATATCAGACCAAGTGGAGGTGATCTTTAAACACAGAAATTCAACAGATCCACGTGGTGTACAgatctgcagtgtgtataaaagCTCACTAGACTGTACAGCTgaatacacacagagaacatcactcactaacacacttcttACACTGAGAGGAGTAAAGAGGACTGATGATGGAGATTACATCGTCAGAGACACGGAGTATAACGAGAACCTTCATATTTACTCAGTAACAGTAAGAG AACCTCCTCTACCAGTGTGGGCGATCGTCCtgatagtggtggtggtggtgtttctgGTTGCTGCACTGATTGTGTCAATCCTGTACCTGATTAAATATAACAACAGACGATTCTATCAT GATGTCCTGAAACGTTCTCGAAGCCCAGATGAAAAGGTGGGCTTCGTGCGAAGAGCCGTCAGAAGAGTCTTCTGGAGTTTAGAGTCTTCTGGGGAGTTTTCTGAGGATGAGCCAGGGCAAAAGGGACTGCCTGGAGGGGGGAaagtaaagaaggaaaaagggggaaaaaaaggggaaaagagaaaaaaaggaggggTTTTGTAG